The Geobacter metallireducens GS-15 region ATAGGCATCTTCTGGCTCAATTTCTTGAGATGAACCAGTAGGCAATAGTGTAAAGAGATCTCTGAACTTGCATTTCGGAGTACCTTGAGAGTCAAATATCAGCTCTCGGCCTGAAATGTCATGTGTTTGTAAGGAATAGACTTGAAGTCCTCTTTCGCGAAGCAGCTGTTTTGCATGATCAGTGTCGAACGTCAGATTGGTAACAGATATTTGCGGTATTTTGAAGTGACCGGTCAGGTGGATGGTCTTTAGGATGTAGTTCACTAGTATCAATCTGATGCCTTTCTCTTTGGCTAACAGTTTGGCTCCATTCTGAAAACCTTCGGTGGTGGCAAAAATCCCTGTTGCATTACCTATGTCCTCCAGAATTGAAGCGAAGGCAGCCACATGAGATTTCTTAACAGATTCCTTGAATTGCTTGCATTCAATACAGGTTTTATACGTCACGCCAGCAAGACGAAATTCCCAGTAAACGTCGATTTGATGGGACGCACCACTCTTACCTCTGAGCTTCACATTCTGCAATACTGTTATGTTCTCTACGCCATCGTTCTTAAGGAGCGCATCATGCACATCCTTAACAAGGCGTTCGTATCCTTCAGACTCTTTTGTCATTCGATTTTATGCTCCAGATAACGGGGCTGAGGGTGTGCGGTCTTGGGGGCTGGGAAGGGGACGTAGTTGATTTGTTGATTTAAGCGTTGAGTTAGTCAACTAATCAACTACATCCCCCGATAGACCCCCATGGCAGTTAGGAGGAAACTTAGAGTGTCAGGTCTACACCTTGACACTTTCTGGTAGAACGAAAGCTATCCCTCGCCGCTCTCCAGTCTGATCAAGCCGCGTTTTTGTAAGTATTGTAAGGCTGAATCAGAACGTCTGCCGGTATGCCGAGACCTTTATGAAGATTCCGGATCATCTCCATGGTCAGCGAACGTTTGCGGTTAAGCACTTCTGATACACGGGCGCGGCTCCCGATATAAGGCTCGAGGTCGCGACGTGTCAGCCCGCGGCTTTCCATGTAATACAAATTGCCTCAATCGGATCAGGCATAGGGATGCTATAGCGCCTTTCCTCATAGGCTTCCACAAGGATTGCCAGCACATCCAGCCGATCTCCTTCAGGTGTATCGGGAGCGGCGTCGAACAGAAGCTCAATCTCTTTGAGCGCGGCCTGATAATCGACCTCGGTTTTTATAGGTCTGATTTCCATATAATTTCTCCGTTCAGATTGTTGCCGCATCAATTTTGTCGTACTCACGATGAGTACCAACGGAATATAGAGTGTCTACACCTCGTCTCTCTATGACCATGCAAGAAAAGGGGTTGGAATTCCTTCCGTCCCCTTTCCGATACATTGTCCCGCCCCTCCAGGCCTCTATGCTTTCGCCCGTCGAATAAACTCCCGCACCTTGGCCGCATCCTTTCGGCCCGGGGCGCTCTCCACACCGCCCGAAACGTCCACGGCGTAAGGGTTCACTGCCTCCACCGCCTCGCGAATGTTGTCGGGGGTGAGCCCGCCGGCAAGGATGACCGGGCCGAACTCCTTGGCCGCCGCTGCGATGTCCCAGTTGAAGGTGAGGCCGGTGCCGCCGTAGGCCTTGGGGGAATAGGCATCGAGGAGATGGGCCGCGACGCGGTAGTGCTTGATCGGGTCGAGACTCGTGATGTCCTGTACCCGGAAGGCCTTGATCACCCGGCGCTCCACGGCTGCGCAGAACTCGGGAGGCTCGTCGCCGTGGAGCTGGACCAGGTCGATGCGGCACCGGGCCGCTGTTTCGTTGACGTATGCGATGGGGCGGTTTACGAAGAGGCCCACGGTCTGCACGAAGGGGGGAAGCCCGGCGATGATGCCGGTGGCCTGCTCGGGGGGCACGTGACGGGGAGAGTCTTCATGGAAGACGAAGCCGAGGGCATCGGCTCCGGCCTCCACCGCCATGAGGGCGTCCTCCAGGGAGGTTATGCCGCAGATCTTGACGCGAACCATGCGCTTACAGATCCACCTTCGGCAGCCGCGCCAGGGACTCCCGAATCATCTCCTCGGGATACTCGAAATCCTCCAGCCCGCCGGAGAGGTAGGCGTCGTAGGCCCCCATGTCCAGCTGGCCGTGGCCCGAGAGGCAGAAAAGGATAGTCTTTTCCTTTCCCTCTTCCTTGGCGAGGACCGCTTCGTCAATGGCAGCCCGCACCGCGTGGGACGATTCGGGGGCCGGGACGATCCCCTCGCTGCGGGCAAAGAGGTGGGCCGCCTCAAAACAGGCGTTCTGACGGTACGACTTCGCCTCGATGAGCCCCGCGTGATGGAGCTGCGACACCAGGGCGGACTCGCCATGGTAGCGCAAGCCCCCAGCGTGGATCCCCGGCGGCATGAAGTCGTGGCCCAGGGTGTACATCATGGCGATGGGGGCCATCTTGGCGGTGTCGCCGTAGTCGAAGGCATAGACCCCCTTGGTGAGGGTCGGGCAGGAGGCGGGCTCCACGGCCAGGCAGCGGACGTTCTTGCCGGCGGCTCGGTCGGCCAGGAACGGGAACGCCGTGCCGGCGAAGTTGGAGCCGCCGCCGCAGCAGGCGATGACCACGTCTGGGTAGTCGCCGGCCAGGGCCAGCTGCTCCTTGGCCTCCTGGCCGATGACGGTCTGGTGGAGGCAGACGTGGTTCAGGACGCTCCCCAGGGCGTAGTTGGTGTCGGGGCGGGAGACAGCGTCCTCCACAGCCTCGGAGATGGCGATGCCGAGGCTCCCGTTGCTGTCCGGGTCGTGGGCCAGGATGGCACGGCCGGCGTTGGTGAACTCAGAGGGCGACGGGATCACATTGGCCCCCCAGAGCTGCATCATGCTCTTGCGGTAGGGCTTCTGGGTGCACGACACTTTCACCATGTAGACCGTGCACTCAAGGCCGAACATGGAGCAGGCCAGGGCCAGGGAACTCCCCCACTGGCCGGCGCCGGTCTCGGTGGCGAGGCGACGGATGCCGGCCTGCTTGTTGTAGAAGGCCTGGGGGATGGCCGAATTGGGCTTGTGGGAGCCGGCCGGGGACACCCCTTCGTACTTGTAGTAGATCTTCGCCGGGGTGCCGAGGGCCTGCTCCAGCCGCCGCGCCCGGTAGAGGGGTGACGGCCGCCAGAGCCGGTAGATCTCCCGCACCTCCTCGGGAATCGGGATCCACCGCTCGCCCGAGACCTCCTGCTCGATAATGGCCATGGGGAAGATGGGGAGGAGGTCGTCGGGTGTCACCGGCTGGAGGGTCCGGGGATTGATGACTGGCGCCAGGGGGCCGGGCATGTCGGGGATGATGTTATACCAGTGGGTGGGGATGCGGCTTTCGTCGAGCAGGATTTTTGTCTGCATGGAAACCTCGGCTTGTTAAGGAATAACACAGAGCAACTGAGCAACAGAGAAAAACAATGAATTTATAACGCCTGATCCTATCAATAGAAGCAGAAGCATCCTCGTTTATTTGTTTTCTCAGGTTTTACTCAGTTGCTCAGTTGCTTGTATGTTTCAGTTGTTTTTCACCCCAACAACTCCCGGAGCTTGGCCCCGATGTCCTCCTCCCGCATGAGGGACTCGCCAATGAGGAAGCCGCGGGCACCGGCGGTCTGGAGACGGAGGATGTCGGCGCGGGTGTTCACGCCGCTCTCGGCCACCACGAACCGGTCGGCGGGGACCATGGGGAGGAGCTGCTCGGTGGTGGCCAGGTCCACAACAAAGGTGCGGAGGTTGCGGTTATTGATGCCGATAAGGGCGCAATTGGTGGCAAGGGCCGTCTCCATCTCCGGCTCGTCGTGGACCTCCAGGAGCACGTCGAGGGAAAGCTCCCGGGCGATTCCGGCCAGCTCCTCGATCTGCTCCCGCTCCAGCATGGCGGCGATGAGGAGGATGGCGTCGGCCCCGGCAGCCCGGGCTTCGAAGACCTGGTAGGGATCGAAGAGGAAATCCTTGCGCAGCAGCGGCAGCCGCACCTGCTCGCGGATCAGGGCCAGGTAGCGGAGGTTCCCCAGAAAGAAATGTTCGTCGGTCAGGACCGAGAGGCAGGCGGCGCCGTTCTGCTCGTAGGTTTCGGCGATCTCCAGGGGATCGAAGTCGGGGCGGATGAGCCCCTTGGAGGGGGACCCCTTCTTCACCTCGGCGATGACGGCGGTCCAGCCGGAGGCGTGGCAGTCCCGCAGAGCCCGCTCGAAGCCCCGGGGCTGGTCCTCCAGGTCGGCGATGCGGGCCTTCAGCTCGGCAAGGGGGGTGGCGGAACGGGCCGCTGTCACCTCACGGCGCTTGTGTTCGACTATCTTTTTCAGGATGTCAGGGGTTGTGGGCATAGTGGGTTTCCAAATTTCAGAATCGGGCGGACACAGTCCGCCCCTACAACATTATTCATTTGTCAATGCAATCAGCTCTTCCAGCTTTGCCAGGGCGCGGCCCGAATCGATGGCCTCGGCGGCGAGACGGATCCCCTCGGCCGGGTCCGTGGCCTTGCCGGCGGCCACGAGGGCATAGGCGGCGTTCAGGAGCACCACGTCCCGCCTGGGCCCCGTGGCCCCGTCCAGGATGCTGCGAACGATGCGAGCGTTGCCGGCGGCGTCGCCCCCCCGGAGATCACCGGGAGGACAGGAGGCAAAGCCGAACTCCTCCGGCGTGATGGTCCGCACCGTCACCCCCTCCCGGGTCACCTCGGCAACGCGGGTCTCACGGGTAAGGGTAATCTCGTCCATGCCGTCCATGCCGAAGACCACAAAGCCGCGCTTGCAGCCAAGCTTGTGAAGGACATGGGCCAGGGGCTCCACGAGATCCTCCCGGTAAACGCCGAGGACCTGGCAGTCGGCGCCGGCCGGGTTCGTGAGGGGCCCGAGGATATTGAAGATGGTCCGGATGCCGATCTCCTTCCGGGGGCCGATGGCGTGTTTCATGGCGCCGTGGAGGGCCGGGGCGAAGAGGAAGCCGATGCCGATCCTCGCGATGGCGTTCTCCACCGTCTCCGGGGTCACGTCCAGGCTGACCCCCAGGGACTCCAGGACGTCGGCACTCCCGCAGGCGGACGAAACCGCCCGGTTGCCGTGCTTGGCCACCTTCACCCCGCAGGATGCCACCACGAAGGAGACGGTGGTGGAGATATTGAAGGTGTTGGTGCCGTCCCCCCCGGTGCCGACCACGTCCAGGATCGTCTCCTGATCGATGTTGATGTCATCCCGGTCGATATCGAGGACCCCCTTGCCGACCCGGATGGGGGTGGCCCGATCCCGCATGACTCGGGCTGCGCCGGTGATCTCCTCCACCGTCTCCCCCTTCATTCGGAGGGCGGTGATGAAGGAAGCGATCTGGGCCGGGGTGGCCTCGCCGGACATGATCTGGTCCATGACCTCGATCATCTCCGCTTCCGTGAGGTCGATGCGCTCAACTACCTTTGCAATTGCTTTTTTGATCATTGTGTCATCTCCAGGAAATTCTTGAGGATGTCCATCCCCCCCTCGGTGAGGATCGACTCGGGATGGAACTGGACCCCCCAGATCGGCAGCTCCCTGTGGGCGAGCCCCATGACCTCCCCCTCCTCCACCCAGGCGGTGATCTCAAGGCAGTCGGGGAACGTGGCCCGCTCCACCACCAGCGAGTGGTATCGGGTGGCATTGAAGGGATTGGGGAGCCCCCGGAAGAGCCCCTGGCCGTTGTGGTGGATCGGGGAAGTCTTGCCGTGCATGAGGGTGGAGCTGCGGACCACCTTCCCGCCGAAGGCGGCGCCGATTGACTGATGGCCGAGGCAGACCCCGAGGATCGGGATCTTGCCGGCAAAGTGGCGGATGGCGGCGACGGAAATCCCCGCCTCCTCGGGGGAGCAAGGGCCGGGGGAAATGACGAGGCGCTCGGGCGCCAGCCGTTCGATCTCCTCCAGGGTAATGCCGTCGTTGCGGAAGACCCGCACATCCTCCCCCAGTTCGCCAAAGTACTGGACGATGTTGTAGGTGAAGGAGTCGTAATTGTCGATCATGAGCAACATGTCAGTCCAATCCCTTTTCCGCGGTCTCGATGGCCTTAACCGCAGCCATGGCCTTGTTGACGGTCTCCTGGTATTCCGCGGCCGGGTCCGAGTCGGCCACGATGCCGGCGCCTGCCTGGAGGTGCACCATGCCGTCGCGGATGACGAGGGTGCGGATGGCGATGGCCAGGTCCATGTTGCCGGAGAAGGAGAAGTACCCCACGGCGCCGCCGTAGACCTCGCGGCGGACCGGCTCCAGCTCGTCGATGATCTCCATGGCCCGCACCTTGGGGGCGCCGGAGAGGGTACCCGCCGGGAAGGTAGCCCGCACCACGTCGAAGGCGTCCTTCCCCTCGACCAGTTCCCCCTCCACGTTGGAGACGATGTGCATCACGTGGGAATAGCGCTCGATGACCATGAGCTCCGACACCTTCACGGTGCCGGTCCGGCAGACCCGCCCCAGGTCGTTGCGCCCCAGGTCCACGAGCATCACGTGCTCGGCCCGCTCCTTGGGATCGGCCAGGAGTTCTTCCGCCAGTTGTTGGTCCTCCTCCGGGGTCGCGCCCCGGGGGCGGGTGCCGGCGATGGGGCGCAGCTCCACCCGGTCTCCCTCCTTGCGGACCATGACCTCGGGGGAGGCCCCCACCACCAGGGTGTCGTCCATGCGGAGGAAGAACATGTAGGGGGAAGGGTTCAGGGTCCGCAGCACGCGGTAGATGGCGAGGGGCTCCACGGTGAGCGCGCCGGAGAAGCGCTGGGAGAGGACCACCTGGATGATGTCCCCGGCCCGGACGTACTCCTTGCATTTCTCCACCGCCGCCTCGAAGTTTTCGCGGGGAACGTTGGACGAGAAGGAGACCGTGCGCACAGCAGGCGTCGCCGGCATTGCCGGCAGGGGGGCTCGGAGCTTGGCGATGAGGGCGTCCACCCGGGCAATGGCCTCGGCATAGGCGGCCTCAGGAGCCTGTCCATCCTCCAGATGGGCGTTGGAGACCACGGTGATTTTCTGCCGCATGGTGTCGAAGATCAGGATCGTGTCGGTGATGACGAAGCAGGAATCCCAGGCCCCGATGACGGCCGGCTTCTCCGTGGGAAGCCGCTCGAAGTGGCGCACCATGTCGTACCCCAGGTATCCCACGGCGCCGCCGAAGAAGCGAGGGAGCCCGGGGATCTCCACGGGGTGGAACCGGCTCAGATACTCCCGCACAAAGCCCAGGGGGTCGTCGCTGGTAACGGCGCGGGTCTCGCCGTTGGTGACGATCTCCACGGTGGTGCCGCGGGTCCGGATGACGGTGGCAGGGTTGGAGCCGAGAAAGGAATAGCGGCCCCACTTCTCACCCCCCTCGATACTTTCCAGGAGGAAGGAGTAGGAACCGTCGTCGATCTTGCGGAAGGCGCTGACCGGCGTGTCCATATCGGCCATGATCTCGCGGCAGACGGGAATCAGGTTGCCTTGGGAGGCCAGGGACCGGAAGGTCTCGAAATCGGGAAAATACACGGGATGCTCCGATCAACGGGAAACAGAGGGGAGAAAATGCCCGGAAAGGCTCTTTTTTAAAGGAGTTTAAACTAGCACACGGGGACGGAGAGTGTCAAGAAACCCGGACGGTTACGGCAGGCAAAGAAAGCGAAGGCCGAGGGGAGGACAAAAAGTGTCGGCGCTCCCCTTGAAAAATCCCGGAGTGATAGTTAGGTTAGGGGAGTTCTGTCATCACCACACCGACACAAAGGAGAAGACACCCCCATGACGAAGACCACCAAGAAATTCGAAACCGAGGTCCAGCAGCTCCTCGATCTCGTAATTCACTCCCTTTACTCCAACAAGGACATCTTCCTCCGGGAACTCATCTCCAACTCTTCCGACGCCATCGACAAGGTCCTCTTCGAGGCTCACCAGAATGCGGCGGTCATTGAGGGAGAGCCGGAAGGGAAAATCAAGCTGATCCCCGACAAAGAGGCCGGCACCATCACCATCCGCGACAACGGGGTCGGCATGACCATGGAGGAGGTGGAGAAGAACATCGGCACCATCGCCCATTCGGGGACCAAGGCGTTCCTGGCGAACCTGAAGGAGCAGAACGTGTCCGAGCACCCGGAGCTGATCGGCCAGTTCGGGGTCGGCTTCTACGCTTCGTTCATGGTGGCCGACCGGGTCACCCTCGTCACCCGCCGTGCCGGCCAGGACAAGGCCGCCGGGGTCCGCTGGGAGTCCACCGGCGACGGCACCTACACCGTTGAAGAAGCAGTCAAGGAGACCCGCGGCACCGAAATCACCCTCCACCTGAAAGAAGAGATGAAGGAATATCTCGACGAGTGGAAGATCCGCTCCATCGTACGTAAATACTCCGACTACGTCCAGTACCCCGTCGTCATGGATGTGACCCGGACCGAAGTCCCGAAAGGGGTGAACGGCGAGGAAATCGAAGGGGCCGGCACCATCGAGAAAACTGTGGAAGAGACTCTCAACTCCATGAAGGCCATCTGGGCCCGCGCCAAGAGCGAAGTGACCGAGGAGGAGTACGAGGAGTTCTACAAGCACGTCTCCCACGATTTCGAGAAACCCCTCAAGACCATCCACTATTCGGCCGAAGGGGTGAGCGAGTTCAAGGCACTCCTCTACCTGCCGGCCCACAAACCCTTCGACCTCTTCATGCCCGAGCGCAAGAAAGGGGTCCAGCTCTACGTGCGCCGGGTCTTCATCACCGACTCCTGCGAGCAGCTCATCCCCGACTACCTCCGCTTCGTGAAGGGGGTGGTGGACTCCAGCGACCTGCCACTCAACGTGTCGCGGGAAATCCTCCAGGAAGATGTCCAGATCAAGCGGATCCAGAAAAGCCTCGTTTCCAAGATCATCTCCACCCTCTCAGAAATGCGGGAGAAGGAGGCCGACGACTACCTCGCCTTCTACAAGGAGTTCGGCCAGGTCCTCAAGGAAGGGGTCCACTTCGATTACGCCAACCGGGAGAAGCTCCAGGACCTCCTCCTCTTCGAAAGCACCAGGACCGAGGCGGGGAAATTCACCTCCCTCAAGGAGTACGTGGAGCGGATGCCCGCGGGGCAGGAAGAGATCTACTTCATCACTGGCACGAGCCGCACGGCCCTGGAGCAGTCCCCCCACCTGGAGATCTTCCGGAAGAAGGAATACGAGGTCCTCTTCCTGACCGATCCCGTGGACGAGTGGGTGGTGCAGGGGGTCACGGAGTACGACGGCAAGAAGCTCAAGGCCGTGGACCGGGGCGATGTCATCCCCGCCACCGAAGAGGAGAAGAAGGAGCAGGAGGCCAAGCGGGAAGAGGCGTTCAAGCAGTACGGCGACCTCCTCTCCTTCGTGAAGGAGAAGCTCGACGCGCGGGTGAAGGAAGTGCGCCTTTCCAGCCGCCTCACCGACAGCGCCTGCTGCCTCGTGGCCGACGAGCACGGTCTCAACGCCAACATGGAGCGGATTCTCCGGGCCATGAACCAGGATGTCCCCGAGTCGAAGCGGATTCTGGAGCTGAACCCGGATCACCCCCTCATGCAGGTGATGGCAAACCTCTTTGCCCGGGACAAGGCCAACCCGCGCCTGGGCGACTACTGCGACCTCCTCTACGACCAGGCTCTGCTCACCGAAGGCTCGCCCATCAGCGACCCGCTCCGGTTCACGCGGCTCGTGGCGGAGCTGATGGTGGCGGACGGGAAAGCGGCTGCGGGGGAGTAATCGCAAGAACATAGACGGAACAAAGGGGAGTCGGTGACGGCTCCCCTTTGTCGTTTGCGCGGTGTTGGCAATGAGATGCTTGCATAATGCATCATAGTAAAAGATAATTTTAGAGGATATCACCATCAGGGAGCTTCTATGCCAGCCATCTCGATGTTTTATGGGATTGTGATTTACCTGTACTTTTACGATGATGAACGACATAAGATTCCGCATATTCACGCAAAATATCAGGGAGAAGACGCTTCTGTCTCGATTGCTAACGGCGAAATTCTAGCGGGCGACATCCCATTGTCCAAGCTTCGATTGGTTCAGGCATGGATAGAGATTCACAGGGATGCGCTGATGGCTGATTGGGCGCTTGCGGTGAACGGTCAACCACCTTTTGCCATTGAGCCGCTCAGATAGGAGATATTGCCATGGAATCCGTAATCAAAGTAGTTCCACAGGACGATTTTCATCTACTCATAACCTTCAATACCGGAGAAACCAGGCTGTTCGATGCTCGGCCCTATTTGGAAAAAGGGGTATTTAACCGACTGAAAAATCTCGAACTATTCAAACAGGCGTTTGTTGCTTTTGATACTGTCTGCTGGCCCGACAATCTCGATATAGCCCCGGAAACATTGTATGACCGTTCACAATCGCTTCCCTGCTCTGAAGTGTCAAATGGCTGAACAAGAAAGGGCAATGCGGGGCATAAATTGAAAGTCATCGTGAAAAGGACGCTGCGTCAATACGGCTACCCGCCAGACATGCAGATGTTGGCGACCGAGACGGTCCTGAAGCAGGCGGAGATGCTGGCGAATGAGCTTGCGAGCAGGCAGTAAATGACATACAGAGGCACCTAAAGAAAGAGGGGACCTCGGGGGACGTTCTTTTTTATTCGGAATTTATGAGGGGAGGCGGTGACGACTCCCTTTTTTCGTTGGGGCGTTGCAAAGAACACCTTGACGCTCCCCACCTCAGTAATTACAATGTAACCACCCAACCTACCAATTGCTTATCAAGAGGACATCACCGATGAGGACCAACATTATTCGCATAGGCAATTCCCAAGGCATCCGAATCCCTAAGGTTCTCCTGGAACAGAGCCATCTCGGAGCAGAGGTGGAGTTGGAGGTGGAGGATGAGAAAATCATCATCCGCTCCGCTTCCCGCCCTCGCCAGGGGTGGGGGGAGAAATTCCAGCTCATGGCTGAGAGCGGCGATGACAGAATGCTTAACGGGGATGCGGGCGAGCAGACCGAATGGGACAAGGATGAATGGGAATGGTAGTCAAACGCTTCGACGTCTATCTGGTCAACCTGGACCCCACCGTCGGCAGGGAGATTCGCAAGGCAAGGCCATGTCTCATTATCTCACCCGATGAAATGAACCGGTACATCGGCACCGTTATCGTTGCCCCCATGACCACCAAAGGGAGGGATTATCCCACGCGGGTGCAGTGCTCCTTCAAGGGCAAGGAGGGACAGGTTGTCCTTGACCAGATCAGAACCGTGGACAAGTCCCGTCTTTTCCAGAAGCTCGGAAGAATCGACAAAGAAACGCAGGAAGAGGTGTTGTCCATTCTTGCGGAGATGTTTGCGCCGTAAGTAGGAGAGCCGGTGCGTCGAAAATGAACCACATGGGGAGTCGGCAACGGCTCCCCTTTTCCGTTGCTTGGATTGGACGCCTTGACAGCGCGTCGCACCGCGCTAGACTTGCTTCGTCGAAATCACTAACGAAGGAGGTACCCGCAAATGGCATGCGACATCACGTCCCACAAAATGCACATGTGTGCCCTCAAGGCCGAGGGATGCAGCGACGAAATTGCGAGCCTTTCCGCATCGCCCACCGTCAAGTGCGGCAACTGCGGCGCCCTGGCCAACTCCCCCGACAACGTCTGCAACCCTGTCCCCCTCAAGTGATCAACCGGCATCACTATGGATGCCCTGCATGCGGCCCGTGACCTTATGTGCGGGCCGCTTTTTTGTGTGCCCACCGACCATCCCCCCCTCTTCCGCCTACGGACAAAAAGTTCCGGTACGAGCGGTAACCTCCCGCAATTCCCGTCACACAGTCCCACGATGATGAACTGAGTCACCCCTCCATTCAATCTTGTACGGTTGTACGGCCATATCAGGCTGAAAGGTGAGGCACGGAACTTGCTGAGTCATCTCCTGATATGCGAATCAGATTGCTCAGACTCTGCGCGGCTGCCCTGCTCGGCATCCTGGCAGCCGCTCCGGACGGCCGGTGTCGACAAGACCCGGACCTGGCTTCGCCTCCCACCGTTGACAGGGTGGTAGTCTACAAATCGAAGCGGCTGCTGGAGCTGCGCAGCGGCCAGAACCTGATCCGATCCTACCGGGTGGCACTGGGAAGAAACCCCGTCGGCCCCAAGGTAAGAGCCGGTGACTTCCGGACTCCCGAAGGAATCTACCGGCTCGACCGCCGTTCCCTCCAGAGCCGGTTCTTCCGATCGATCCACATCTCCTACCCCAATACCGAAGACATCGCCACGGCCCGGAAACAGGGAGTTTCTGCCGGAGGGGACATCATGATCCATGGTCTCCCGACCGGATTCGAGGACCTGGGCCCGTCTCACGCCTCCTTTGATTGGACCAAGGGGTGCATCGCCGTCACCAACGCCGAGATGACGGAAATTTGGCACCTGGTGCGAAACGGCACCCCGATCGAAATACTGCCTTGACCGCGAAAAAGAAGGATTGACCGGCGTCCCCTACGGGGCAACAGCAAGCGCCACCCACCAGGAGAACACCACCCCCACGGCACTGGCAATTGCCAGCACCGCATTGAGGACCGGACCGGGCTGCCCGAACCTGCCGATCAGATATTCCGCCACGGCGCCAAGCGCTATCCCCCACAAAAATCCAAACAGGTGCGCGCCAAGGTCGGTGTGTTCGCCTTCCGTTCCAAGGACCGCCAGGAGGGCCAGGCCGGCGGCAACCGGGAGCGGCCACCGTCTCTGCAGGTGATGGCGATGGCGCACCACGCTGCTTGAGGCGAGGATGCCGACCGCACCGAATACCGCGGTGGAAGCACCGACCGAAATGTGGCCGGAGGAGTGAAGTAACGCGTTGACGAGGTTCCCGAGGATTCCCGAACCAAGGATGAGGCTCCAGGCGAGGCCCGAACCGATTTCGCGACAGAGGAGGATGACCAGCACCCCGCCGATCGCAAGGTTGCTCACAAGGTGCGGCAGATTCGCATGGAGG contains the following coding sequences:
- a CDS encoding restriction endonuclease, with the protein product MTKESEGYERLVKDVHDALLKNDGVENITVLQNVKLRGKSGASHQIDVYWEFRLAGVTYKTCIECKQFKESVKKSHVAAFASILEDIGNATGIFATTEGFQNGAKLLAKEKGIRLILVNYILKTIHLTGHFKIPQISVTNLTFDTDHAKQLLRERGLQVYSLQTHDISGRELIFDSQGTPKCKFRDLFTLLPTGSSQEIEPEDAYFPTEIGNLKIKSAEYTVAVHEHQTEDIITVDDVARAIMEDVFENNSLYLREDGSIEAVNR
- a CDS encoding phosphoribosylanthranilate isomerase, which translates into the protein MVRVKICGITSLEDALMAVEAGADALGFVFHEDSPRHVPPEQATGIIAGLPPFVQTVGLFVNRPIAYVNETAARCRIDLVQLHGDEPPEFCAAVERRVIKAFRVQDITSLDPIKHYRVAAHLLDAYSPKAYGGTGLTFNWDIAAAAKEFGPVILAGGLTPDNIREAVEAVNPYAVDVSGGVESAPGRKDAAKVREFIRRAKA
- a CDS encoding TrpB-like pyridoxal phosphate-dependent enzyme; amino-acid sequence: MQTKILLDESRIPTHWYNIIPDMPGPLAPVINPRTLQPVTPDDLLPIFPMAIIEQEVSGERWIPIPEEVREIYRLWRPSPLYRARRLEQALGTPAKIYYKYEGVSPAGSHKPNSAIPQAFYNKQAGIRRLATETGAGQWGSSLALACSMFGLECTVYMVKVSCTQKPYRKSMMQLWGANVIPSPSEFTNAGRAILAHDPDSNGSLGIAISEAVEDAVSRPDTNYALGSVLNHVCLHQTVIGQEAKEQLALAGDYPDVVIACCGGGSNFAGTAFPFLADRAAGKNVRCLAVEPASCPTLTKGVYAFDYGDTAKMAPIAMMYTLGHDFMPPGIHAGGLRYHGESALVSQLHHAGLIEAKSYRQNACFEAAHLFARSEGIVPAPESSHAVRAAIDEAVLAKEEGKEKTILFCLSGHGQLDMGAYDAYLSGGLEDFEYPEEMIRESLARLPKVDL
- the trpC gene encoding indole-3-glycerol phosphate synthase TrpC; translated protein: MPTTPDILKKIVEHKRREVTAARSATPLAELKARIADLEDQPRGFERALRDCHASGWTAVIAEVKKGSPSKGLIRPDFDPLEIAETYEQNGAACLSVLTDEHFFLGNLRYLALIREQVRLPLLRKDFLFDPYQVFEARAAGADAILLIAAMLEREQIEELAGIARELSLDVLLEVHDEPEMETALATNCALIGINNRNLRTFVVDLATTEQLLPMVPADRFVVAESGVNTRADILRLQTAGARGFLIGESLMREEDIGAKLRELLG
- the trpD gene encoding anthranilate phosphoribosyltransferase; translation: MIKKAIAKVVERIDLTEAEMIEVMDQIMSGEATPAQIASFITALRMKGETVEEITGAARVMRDRATPIRVGKGVLDIDRDDINIDQETILDVVGTGGDGTNTFNISTTVSFVVASCGVKVAKHGNRAVSSACGSADVLESLGVSLDVTPETVENAIARIGIGFLFAPALHGAMKHAIGPRKEIGIRTIFNILGPLTNPAGADCQVLGVYREDLVEPLAHVLHKLGCKRGFVVFGMDGMDEITLTRETRVAEVTREGVTVRTITPEEFGFASCPPGDLRGGDAAGNARIVRSILDGATGPRRDVVLLNAAYALVAAGKATDPAEGIRLAAEAIDSGRALAKLEELIALTNE
- a CDS encoding anthranilate synthase component II; this translates as MLLMIDNYDSFTYNIVQYFGELGEDVRVFRNDGITLEEIERLAPERLVISPGPCSPEEAGISVAAIRHFAGKIPILGVCLGHQSIGAAFGGKVVRSSTLMHGKTSPIHHNGQGLFRGLPNPFNATRYHSLVVERATFPDCLEITAWVEEGEVMGLAHRELPIWGVQFHPESILTEGGMDILKNFLEMTQ
- the trpE gene encoding anthranilate synthase component I: MYFPDFETFRSLASQGNLIPVCREIMADMDTPVSAFRKIDDGSYSFLLESIEGGEKWGRYSFLGSNPATVIRTRGTTVEIVTNGETRAVTSDDPLGFVREYLSRFHPVEIPGLPRFFGGAVGYLGYDMVRHFERLPTEKPAVIGAWDSCFVITDTILIFDTMRQKITVVSNAHLEDGQAPEAAYAEAIARVDALIAKLRAPLPAMPATPAVRTVSFSSNVPRENFEAAVEKCKEYVRAGDIIQVVLSQRFSGALTVEPLAIYRVLRTLNPSPYMFFLRMDDTLVVGASPEVMVRKEGDRVELRPIAGTRPRGATPEEDQQLAEELLADPKERAEHVMLVDLGRNDLGRVCRTGTVKVSELMVIERYSHVMHIVSNVEGELVEGKDAFDVVRATFPAGTLSGAPKVRAMEIIDELEPVRREVYGGAVGYFSFSGNMDLAIAIRTLVIRDGMVHLQAGAGIVADSDPAAEYQETVNKAMAAVKAIETAEKGLD